Proteins from one Triticum aestivum cultivar Chinese Spring chromosome 7A, IWGSC CS RefSeq v2.1, whole genome shotgun sequence genomic window:
- the LOC123149475 gene encoding putative aldehyde oxidase-like protein isoform X3 produces MAGFHASQCGFCTPGMCMSIFTSLANADKSKKPEPQKGFSKLTVSEAERAFSGNMCRCTGYRPIVDACKSFASDVDLEDLGLNVFWKKGDKHADVSKLPAYTLGGGVCTFPDFLKSEIKSSLHHLNDDSDVTISREGWYHPKSIEQYYDLLNSGLFSDCPVKVVVANTSSGVKGYKDQDLYDKYIDIGDIPELSAIWKKDGGIEIGAATPISKTIEILEQEAGSKSSPNGSVVFRKLAEHMSKVATPFVRNTASIGGNIILAQKYPFPSDIATILLGAASTVRLQVYSQTLEVTFEEFLEQPPSDPSTLLLSIFIPHWASDSQKESKVIFETYRAAPRPLGNAVSYINSAMLGHVSQKSSGDLVLSNLRMAFGAYGTEHAIRATKVEQHLNGKVLAPSVVLEAVQLLRETVVPMEGTSHAEYRVSVAVAFLFSFLSPFAKGIKGPGKNPSIGSASSSDTDDPCNLPLSSRRDTVSSGDHKPVGEPIKKYAVELQASGEAVYVDDIPAPKNCLYGEFIYSTQPLAYVKNIKFKPSLASEKVLTVVSAKDIPSGGQNIGSSFMFGDEPLFGSPVAEYAGQALGVVIAETQRYANLAGKQVVVEYDTKDLKPPILTVEQAVQNNSYFEVPPGKYPKQVGDFSKGMAEADHKILSTEVKLASQYYFYMETQTALAIPDEDNTIVVYSSSQYPELAQNVIARCLGIPFSNVRVITRRVGGGFGGKAFRSFTVATAAALCAFKLHRPVRMYLNRSTDMIMIGGRHPIKAYYTVGFKSNGRITALHLDILINAGISPDASPLMPDTMMSGLKKYNWGALSFDIKVCKTNNTSKSVMRAPGDTQGSFIAEAIIEHVASVLSLDANIVRQKNFHTYDSLVLFYPESAGEASTYTLHSIFNRLLTTSSYVHRAESIKHFNNRNKWRKRGISCAPLIFKVAPRPAPGRVSVLNDGSIVVEVGGVEVGQGLWTKVQQMTVFALGQLWPDGSECLLDRVRLLQADTLNLIQGRLTAGSTSSESSCAATLEACNMLVDRLKPVMKKLKQQSAGAVSWDALIAQAIKDNVNLSSSAYWVPGQESSTYLNYGAAISEVEIDVLTGAITLLRSDLVYDCGKSLNPAVDLGQIEGSFIQGIGFFINEEHETNADGLVVSDSTWVYKIPSVDTIPKQFNAEVLSTGYHKNRVLSSKASGEPAVVLAASVHCAVREAIRAARKEFGSSQLTFQLDVPAPMTHVKEMCGLDIVDKYLESLSAHQSRASA; encoded by the exons ATGGCTGGGTTCCATGCTTCCCAGTGTGGCTTCTGCACTCCTGGCATGTGCATGTCTATTTTCACCTCTCTTGCCAATGCCGACAAATCCAAGAAGCCTGAGCCACAGAAAGGGTTCTCAAAGTTGACGGTGTCCGAAGCAGAAAGGGCGTTCTCAGGCAACATGTGTAGATGTACCGGTTACAGGCCAATTGTCGACGCCTGCAAAAGTTTTGCTTCAGATGTTGACCTGGAGGATTTGGGCCTCAATGTATTCTGGAAGAAAGGCGATAAGCACGCCGACGTTAGCAAGTTGCCAGCTTACACTCTTGGTGGTGGAGTCTGCACTTTCCCGGACTTCCTGAAATCCGAGATAAAATCTTCACTTCATCATCTAAATGATGATTCGGATGTTACGATCTCCAGGGAGGGTTGGTATCATCCTAAAAGCATCGAGCAATATTATGATTTGCTGAACTCTGGCTTGTTCAGTGACTGCCCAGTTAAAGTGGTTGTCGCGAACACAAGTTCTGGTGTGAAGGGATACAAGGATCAGGATCTATATGACAAGTATATTGACATCGGTGACATTCCAGAGCTTTCAGCTATTTGGAAGAAAGACGGTGGCATTGAAATTGGAGCAGCTACACCAATTTCTAAGACCATCGAGATACTTGAGCAAGAAGCCGGGTCTAAATCATCTCCAAATGGAAGTGTAGTTTTCAGAAAACTCGCCGAGCACATGAGCAAGGTAGCCACACCGTTTGTCCGTAACACAGCAAGCATTGGTGGGAACATAATTCTAGCACAGAAATACCCTTTTCCCTCGGACATCGCGACCATACTTCTCGGTGCTGCTTCAACTGTTCGTCTTCAGGTTTATTCACAAACACTAGAGGTTACTTTCGAAGAGTTTCTGGAGCAGCCTCCTAGTGACCCCAGTACATTGCTCCTGAGCATATTTATTCCACATTGGGCTTCAGATTCTCAGAAAGAAAGTAAGGTGATCTTCGAAACTTACCGAGCAGCGCCGCGCCCTCTTGGCAATGCGGTTTCATATATTAACTCTGCAATGCTGGGCCATGTCTCCCAGAAATCGTCTGGTGATCTTGTGCTGAGTAACCTACGCATGGCCTTTGGTGCCTATGGGACGGAACATGCTATTAGAGCAACAAAAGTTGAACAACACCTGAACGGAAAAGTGCTCGCTCCATCTGTTGTGCTCGAAGCAGTTCAGTTACTTAGAGAAACAGTTGTACCAATGGAAGGAACATCACATGCTGAATACAGAGTCAGTGTGGCTGTTGCATTTCTCTTCAGTTTCCTGTCTCCATTTGCTAAAGGAATCAAAGGGCCTGGAAAAAATCCAAGCATTGGTTCTGCTAGTTCTTCAGATACAGATGATCCCTGTAACCTTCCATTGTCTTCACGTCGAGACACAGTTTCCAGTGGTGATCATAAACCAGTTGGCGAGCCGATTAAAAAGTATGCAGTTGAGCTTCAAGCTTCTG GGGAGGCAGTATATGTAGATGATATTCCTGCTCCAAAAAATTGCCTCTATGGAGAGTTTATTTACAGCACACAGCCTCTTGCATATGTCAAGAATATCAAATTCAAGCCTTCTTTAGCATCAGAGAAGGTCCTCACAGTTGTTTCCGCGAAGGATATTCCAAGTGGAGGGCAAAATATTGGATCAAGCTTCATGTTTGGGGACGAACCACTTTTTGGTTCTCCAGTTGCTGAGTATGCTGGACAAGCTCTTGGTGTCGTG ATTGCAGAGACTCAGAGATATGCCAACTTGGCAGGCAAACAGGTCGTTGTTGAATATGACACAAAAGATTTGAAGCCGCCCATCTTAACTGTAGAACAGGCAGTACAGAACAATAGTTATTTCGAAGTTCCTCCTGGGAAGTATCCAAAACAAGTTGGTGATTTCTCGAAGGGCATGGCAGAAGCTGATCACAAGATCCTCTCAACAGAA GTGAAACTTGCCTCTCAGTACTACTTCTACATGGAAACACAAACAGCACTGGCGATTCCAGATGAAGATAACACTATTGTGGTCTACAGTTCATCACAATACCCTGAGCTTGCACAGAATGTCATAGCGAGGTGCCTCGGCATTCCATTCAGCAATGTGCGTGTTATTACAAGAAGGGTTGGAGGAGGCTTTGGCGGGAAGGCATTCAGATCATTCACT GTAGCAACGGCAGCTGCACTTTGTGCCTTCAAGTTACATCGTCCAGTGCGGATGTATCTCAACCGCAGTACTGACATGATCATGATCGGTGGTCGGCACCCCATAAAAGCATATTACACTGTTGGTTTCAAGTCCAATGGGAGAATCACAGCCTTGCACCTGGACATTCTCATCAACGCTGGGATTTCTCCAGATGCGAGCCCCCTAATGCCTGACACTATGATGTCAGGCCTGAAGAAATACAACTGGGGTGCTCTCTCGTTTGACATCAAGGTCTGTAAGACAAACAACACATCCAAGTCAGTAATGCGTGCTCCTGGAGATACGCAAGGCTCTTTTATTGCTGAAGCCATCATCGAGCATGTCGCTTCAGTGCTGTCGCTTGATGCTAATATTGTCAGGCAGAAGAATTTCCACACCTATGACAGTCTTGTGCTGTTCTATCCAGAAAGCGCAGGCGAAGCATCGACGTACACATTGCATTCTATTTTCAATAGATTACTCACGACGTCAAGCTACGTGCATCGAGCTGAATCCATCAAGCATTTTAACAACCGCAACAAGTGGCGGAAGAGGGGTATCTCTTGTGCGCCCCTCATCTTCAAGGTGGCACCAAGGCCAGCTCCTGGAAGAGTTTCTGTGCTCAACGATGGTTCCATTGTGGTTGAGGTTGGAGGTGTTGAGGTTGGGCAGGGACTGTGGACCAAAGTACAGCAGATGACGGTTTTCGCGTTGGGACAGTTATGGCCTGATGGATCTGAATGCCTTCTTGATAGAGTGCGTCTTCTTCAGGCTGACACGCTGAACTTGATCCAAGGTAGACTCACTGCTGGCAGCACTTCGTCTGAATCTAGCTGTGCAGCAACCCTTGAGGCCTGCAACATGCTGGTTGACAGATTAAAGCCAGTCATGAAGAAGCTCAAGCAGCAATCCGCTGGTGCTGTTTCATGGGATGCTTTGATTGCTCagg CCATTAAGGATAATGTTAATTTGTCCTCAAGTGCATactgggtacctggccaagaatCCAGCACCTATCTGAACTATGGAGCTGCTATAAGTGAG GTAGAGATTGATGTTCTTACAGGAGCTATTACTTTACTTCGGAGCGACCTTGTGTATGACTGTGGAAAGAGCTTGAACCCTGCAGTGGACTTGGGCCAG ATTGAAGGGTCCTTCATACAAGGAATTGGTTTCTTCATAAACGAAGAACACGAAACAAATGCCGATGGACTGGTTGTGAGTGACAGCACATGGGTCTACAAGATCCCGAGCGTGGACACCATCCCGAAGCAGTTCAACGCTGAGGTGCTCAGCACTGGGTACCATAAGAACCGCGTTCTTTCATCAAAGG CCTCTGGGGAACCTGCCGTGGTTCTTGCAGCATCCGTCCATTGTGCAGTGAGAGAAGCCATCCGAGCGGCGAGGAAGGAGTTTGGAAGCTCACAGCTAACGTTCCAACTCGACGTCCCTGCACCGATGACCCACGTGAAGGAAATGTGTGGTTTGGACATCGTCGACAAGTACTTGGAAAGCCTATCTGCACATCAGTCTCGAGCTTCTGCGTGA
- the LOC123149475 gene encoding putative aldehyde oxidase-like protein isoform X1: MGSTRLEKVVFALNGRRYEVAGADVHPGTTLLEFIRTRTPFTGTKLGCGEGGCGACVVLIATYNPTKDEVTEFSASSCLTLLYNINLCSVITTEGLGNTKDGFHSIQKRMAGFHASQCGFCTPGMCMSIFTSLANADKSKKPEPQKGFSKLTVSEAERAFSGNMCRCTGYRPIVDACKSFASDVDLEDLGLNVFWKKGDKHADVSKLPAYTLGGGVCTFPDFLKSEIKSSLHHLNDDSDVTISREGWYHPKSIEQYYDLLNSGLFSDCPVKVVVANTSSGVKGYKDQDLYDKYIDIGDIPELSAIWKKDGGIEIGAATPISKTIEILEQEAGSKSSPNGSVVFRKLAEHMSKVATPFVRNTASIGGNIILAQKYPFPSDIATILLGAASTVRLQVYSQTLEVTFEEFLEQPPSDPSTLLLSIFIPHWASDSQKESKVIFETYRAAPRPLGNAVSYINSAMLGHVSQKSSGDLVLSNLRMAFGAYGTEHAIRATKVEQHLNGKVLAPSVVLEAVQLLRETVVPMEGTSHAEYRVSVAVAFLFSFLSPFAKGIKGPGKNPSIGSASSSDTDDPCNLPLSSRRDTVSSGDHKPVGEPIKKYAVELQASGEAVYVDDIPAPKNCLYGEFIYSTQPLAYVKNIKFKPSLASEKVLTVVSAKDIPSGGQNIGSSFMFGDEPLFGSPVAEYAGQALGVVIAETQRYANLAGKQVVVEYDTKDLKPPILTVEQAVQNNSYFEVPPGKYPKQVGDFSKGMAEADHKILSTEVKLASQYYFYMETQTALAIPDEDNTIVVYSSSQYPELAQNVIARCLGIPFSNVRVITRRVGGGFGGKAFRSFTVATAAALCAFKLHRPVRMYLNRSTDMIMIGGRHPIKAYYTVGFKSNGRITALHLDILINAGISPDASPLMPDTMMSGLKKYNWGALSFDIKVCKTNNTSKSVMRAPGDTQGSFIAEAIIEHVASVLSLDANIVRQKNFHTYDSLVLFYPESAGEASTYTLHSIFNRLLTTSSYVHRAESIKHFNNRNKWRKRGISCAPLIFKVAPRPAPGRVSVLNDGSIVVEVGGVEVGQGLWTKVQQMTVFALGQLWPDGSECLLDRVRLLQADTLNLIQGRLTAGSTSSESSCAATLEACNMLVDRLKPVMKKLKQQSAGAVSWDALIAQAIKDNVNLSSSAYWVPGQESSTYLNYGAAISEVEIDVLTGAITLLRSDLVYDCGKSLNPAVDLGQIEGSFIQGIGFFINEEHETNADGLVVSDSTWVYKIPSVDTIPKQFNAEVLSTGYHKNRVLSSKASGEPAVVLAASVHCAVREAIRAARKEFGSSQLTFQLDVPAPMTHVKEMCGLDIVDKYLESLSAHQSRASA; encoded by the exons ATGGGGTCGACGAGGCTGGAGAAAGTGGTGTTCGCGCTGAACGGGCGGCGGTACGAGGTGGCCGGCGCCGACGTGCACCCCGGGACCACGCTGCTCGAGTTCATCCGGACCCGGACGCCCTTCACCGGCACCAAGCTCGGCTGCGGCGAAG GTGGATGTGGAGCTTGTGTGGTCCTCATAGCAACTTACAATCCAACAAAAGATGAAGTCACTGAATTCTCCGCAAGTTCATGCCTGACTCTGCTCTACAACATAAATCTCTGCTCAGTCATCACCACCGAAGGCCTGGGAAATACCAAAGATGGTTTCCATTCCATCCAGAAGAGGATGGCTGGGTTCCATGCTTCCCAGTGTGGCTTCTGCACTCCTGGCATGTGCATGTCTATTTTCACCTCTCTTGCCAATGCCGACAAATCCAAGAAGCCTGAGCCACAGAAAGGGTTCTCAAAGTTGACGGTGTCCGAAGCAGAAAGGGCGTTCTCAGGCAACATGTGTAGATGTACCGGTTACAGGCCAATTGTCGACGCCTGCAAAAGTTTTGCTTCAGATGTTGACCTGGAGGATTTGGGCCTCAATGTATTCTGGAAGAAAGGCGATAAGCACGCCGACGTTAGCAAGTTGCCAGCTTACACTCTTGGTGGTGGAGTCTGCACTTTCCCGGACTTCCTGAAATCCGAGATAAAATCTTCACTTCATCATCTAAATGATGATTCGGATGTTACGATCTCCAGGGAGGGTTGGTATCATCCTAAAAGCATCGAGCAATATTATGATTTGCTGAACTCTGGCTTGTTCAGTGACTGCCCAGTTAAAGTGGTTGTCGCGAACACAAGTTCTGGTGTGAAGGGATACAAGGATCAGGATCTATATGACAAGTATATTGACATCGGTGACATTCCAGAGCTTTCAGCTATTTGGAAGAAAGACGGTGGCATTGAAATTGGAGCAGCTACACCAATTTCTAAGACCATCGAGATACTTGAGCAAGAAGCCGGGTCTAAATCATCTCCAAATGGAAGTGTAGTTTTCAGAAAACTCGCCGAGCACATGAGCAAGGTAGCCACACCGTTTGTCCGTAACACAGCAAGCATTGGTGGGAACATAATTCTAGCACAGAAATACCCTTTTCCCTCGGACATCGCGACCATACTTCTCGGTGCTGCTTCAACTGTTCGTCTTCAGGTTTATTCACAAACACTAGAGGTTACTTTCGAAGAGTTTCTGGAGCAGCCTCCTAGTGACCCCAGTACATTGCTCCTGAGCATATTTATTCCACATTGGGCTTCAGATTCTCAGAAAGAAAGTAAGGTGATCTTCGAAACTTACCGAGCAGCGCCGCGCCCTCTTGGCAATGCGGTTTCATATATTAACTCTGCAATGCTGGGCCATGTCTCCCAGAAATCGTCTGGTGATCTTGTGCTGAGTAACCTACGCATGGCCTTTGGTGCCTATGGGACGGAACATGCTATTAGAGCAACAAAAGTTGAACAACACCTGAACGGAAAAGTGCTCGCTCCATCTGTTGTGCTCGAAGCAGTTCAGTTACTTAGAGAAACAGTTGTACCAATGGAAGGAACATCACATGCTGAATACAGAGTCAGTGTGGCTGTTGCATTTCTCTTCAGTTTCCTGTCTCCATTTGCTAAAGGAATCAAAGGGCCTGGAAAAAATCCAAGCATTGGTTCTGCTAGTTCTTCAGATACAGATGATCCCTGTAACCTTCCATTGTCTTCACGTCGAGACACAGTTTCCAGTGGTGATCATAAACCAGTTGGCGAGCCGATTAAAAAGTATGCAGTTGAGCTTCAAGCTTCTG GGGAGGCAGTATATGTAGATGATATTCCTGCTCCAAAAAATTGCCTCTATGGAGAGTTTATTTACAGCACACAGCCTCTTGCATATGTCAAGAATATCAAATTCAAGCCTTCTTTAGCATCAGAGAAGGTCCTCACAGTTGTTTCCGCGAAGGATATTCCAAGTGGAGGGCAAAATATTGGATCAAGCTTCATGTTTGGGGACGAACCACTTTTTGGTTCTCCAGTTGCTGAGTATGCTGGACAAGCTCTTGGTGTCGTG ATTGCAGAGACTCAGAGATATGCCAACTTGGCAGGCAAACAGGTCGTTGTTGAATATGACACAAAAGATTTGAAGCCGCCCATCTTAACTGTAGAACAGGCAGTACAGAACAATAGTTATTTCGAAGTTCCTCCTGGGAAGTATCCAAAACAAGTTGGTGATTTCTCGAAGGGCATGGCAGAAGCTGATCACAAGATCCTCTCAACAGAA GTGAAACTTGCCTCTCAGTACTACTTCTACATGGAAACACAAACAGCACTGGCGATTCCAGATGAAGATAACACTATTGTGGTCTACAGTTCATCACAATACCCTGAGCTTGCACAGAATGTCATAGCGAGGTGCCTCGGCATTCCATTCAGCAATGTGCGTGTTATTACAAGAAGGGTTGGAGGAGGCTTTGGCGGGAAGGCATTCAGATCATTCACT GTAGCAACGGCAGCTGCACTTTGTGCCTTCAAGTTACATCGTCCAGTGCGGATGTATCTCAACCGCAGTACTGACATGATCATGATCGGTGGTCGGCACCCCATAAAAGCATATTACACTGTTGGTTTCAAGTCCAATGGGAGAATCACAGCCTTGCACCTGGACATTCTCATCAACGCTGGGATTTCTCCAGATGCGAGCCCCCTAATGCCTGACACTATGATGTCAGGCCTGAAGAAATACAACTGGGGTGCTCTCTCGTTTGACATCAAGGTCTGTAAGACAAACAACACATCCAAGTCAGTAATGCGTGCTCCTGGAGATACGCAAGGCTCTTTTATTGCTGAAGCCATCATCGAGCATGTCGCTTCAGTGCTGTCGCTTGATGCTAATATTGTCAGGCAGAAGAATTTCCACACCTATGACAGTCTTGTGCTGTTCTATCCAGAAAGCGCAGGCGAAGCATCGACGTACACATTGCATTCTATTTTCAATAGATTACTCACGACGTCAAGCTACGTGCATCGAGCTGAATCCATCAAGCATTTTAACAACCGCAACAAGTGGCGGAAGAGGGGTATCTCTTGTGCGCCCCTCATCTTCAAGGTGGCACCAAGGCCAGCTCCTGGAAGAGTTTCTGTGCTCAACGATGGTTCCATTGTGGTTGAGGTTGGAGGTGTTGAGGTTGGGCAGGGACTGTGGACCAAAGTACAGCAGATGACGGTTTTCGCGTTGGGACAGTTATGGCCTGATGGATCTGAATGCCTTCTTGATAGAGTGCGTCTTCTTCAGGCTGACACGCTGAACTTGATCCAAGGTAGACTCACTGCTGGCAGCACTTCGTCTGAATCTAGCTGTGCAGCAACCCTTGAGGCCTGCAACATGCTGGTTGACAGATTAAAGCCAGTCATGAAGAAGCTCAAGCAGCAATCCGCTGGTGCTGTTTCATGGGATGCTTTGATTGCTCagg CCATTAAGGATAATGTTAATTTGTCCTCAAGTGCATactgggtacctggccaagaatCCAGCACCTATCTGAACTATGGAGCTGCTATAAGTGAG GTAGAGATTGATGTTCTTACAGGAGCTATTACTTTACTTCGGAGCGACCTTGTGTATGACTGTGGAAAGAGCTTGAACCCTGCAGTGGACTTGGGCCAG ATTGAAGGGTCCTTCATACAAGGAATTGGTTTCTTCATAAACGAAGAACACGAAACAAATGCCGATGGACTGGTTGTGAGTGACAGCACATGGGTCTACAAGATCCCGAGCGTGGACACCATCCCGAAGCAGTTCAACGCTGAGGTGCTCAGCACTGGGTACCATAAGAACCGCGTTCTTTCATCAAAGG CCTCTGGGGAACCTGCCGTGGTTCTTGCAGCATCCGTCCATTGTGCAGTGAGAGAAGCCATCCGAGCGGCGAGGAAGGAGTTTGGAAGCTCACAGCTAACGTTCCAACTCGACGTCCCTGCACCGATGACCCACGTGAAGGAAATGTGTGGTTTGGACATCGTCGACAAGTACTTGGAAAGCCTATCTGCACATCAGTCTCGAGCTTCTGCGTGA